The following coding sequences are from one Gossypium hirsutum isolate 1008001.06 chromosome A12, Gossypium_hirsutum_v2.1, whole genome shotgun sequence window:
- the LOC121211119 gene encoding 60S ribosomal protein L37a-like, whose product MTKRTKKAGIVGKYGTRYGASLRKQIKKMEVSQHSKYFCEFCGKYAVERKAVGIWGCKDCGKVKAGGAYTLNTASAVTVRSTIRRLREQTES is encoded by the exons ATG ACAAAGAGAACCAAGAAGGCTggaattgttggaaaatatg GTACTCGTTATGGTGCCAGTTTGAGGAAGCAAATTAAGAAGATGGAGGTTAGTCAACACAGCAAGTACTTCTGTGAGTTCTGTGGAAAG TATGCGGTGGAGAGAAAAGCTGTCGGTATCTGGGGATGCAAGGATTGCGGGAAAGTCAAAGCAGGCGGTGCTTATACTTTGAA CACTGCTAGCGCTGTGACTGTGAGGAGTACCATCAGGAGGCTGAGGGAGCAAACTGAGAGCTGA